The Arthrobacter burdickii genomic interval CGGGGCGGGGCGTCCTAGCTGATAGGTTTTCGGACAGAGGCTTTCCGTATACCGTGGAAAGCTCGTTCAGAAGAGTGACGTCCAGGAGGACCTAAATTGGCTAAAAACCGTAGTGAACTTGTTGCCGAGGTAGCAGCGAAGGCTGACACCAGCCAGGCGTCAGTCAACAGCGTCCTCGACGCGCTGTTCGACGTCTTCGCCGAGTCCATCGCCAAGGACGAGAAGATCACCATCCCCGGGTGGCTCGCCGTCGAGCGCACCAGCCGTGCAGCCCGCACCGGACGCAACCCCCAGACCGGCGAGACCATCCAGATCGCCGCCGGCCACAGCGTCAAGCTGACCGCCGGTTCGAAGCTCAAGGCTTCCGCCAAGTAGTCCATCACCTAGTACGTGCCACGAAGGACCGCTGCCGTTCCGGCAGCGGTCCTTCGTCGTTCCGTGCTGCACTGCTGCGGCCATCACCGTCC includes:
- a CDS encoding HU family DNA-binding protein, which codes for MAKNRSELVAEVAAKADTSQASVNSVLDALFDVFAESIAKDEKITIPGWLAVERTSRAARTGRNPQTGETIQIAAGHSVKLTAGSKLKASAK